The genomic segment ttagggttgccaggtccctcttgacaactggcgggaggatttagggtcggagcctgagtagggtggggtttgtggaagggagaggcttcaatgccatagagtccaattgccaaagctgccattttttccaggtgaattgatctgtcagctggagatcagttgtaatagcgggagatctacacctagtacctggaggttggcaacccttgtagtAATAATGACGAACTCCCgaccccacctggaagatggcaacccgtCTGCATGGCAGAGATGTCCAGGACTTCAGTGTAGCTCTTATTCAGCTGCAGTGTGGTGTTTGTTTCCCCCTTGCCAAAAAGGGATAGCGCTTTTTGGACCCTATGTGATGGCATCCGAAATAAACAAACTGGAGGGCTGAGACTTCAGAGAGAAGCACTGCCAAGCCAATCCCTATCCTGCCTGTGGTGGAGAACGCCTTCATGAGCACCCTCCTTGAGATGAGGTAAAATacacctcctagggttgccaactcagggtgggaaatgcctggagatttgggggtgggggctgatgagggtggagaagagggacagcAACAGGGTGTAATGTAGggctgccatcttccaggtactagctggagatctcctgctagtacaactgatctcgagctgatagagatcagttcacctggagaaaatggctgctttggcaattggactctctccccttcccaaaccacgccctcctcaggctctgccccaaaaacctattgctgctggtgaagagggacttgggaacCCTAGTGTAATGCCACAAAGGCCCTCCTCCAAAACAACTATTTTCTCTGTCGACTGGAGcttagctgcaattctgggagatctccaggccccaccttgagattggcaacaGAAGCATGTCCAAAAAGTCACTCTATGGATGGGCTGGCCCCGCAGAGCATATTTGGAGAGAGAGAAGATGCTTCATCATCACCCAGTGCATATCTGCTCTTGGTCGTAATGAAAGGTACTCCCGGGACTTAGGGTTTTTCTTTAGCTGTCTGGGAACTCCTCTCCTGATGTAACTCAAACGTTCCTACTGGATGGATCAGGGCATCTTGTCCAAACtgacgtagtggttagagtgtcagaatggagtctgggagactcgggttcaaatccctgctctgctgtggaCACGTGGCTGCGTGGGTCTGGGCCAGGTGCTTCGGGAGAAAAGTGGGGAGTTAAATAACTAACTAACTCTAGATGCAGCAATCAGGAGACACACTCTTACGAGCCATGCCCATTGAGAATCATATCTTCATTAACCACTGGCTGGTTAGTGTTAAATTGCTTAACATAACTCaatcaccactagggttgccagctccagcttgggaaatacctggagactttggggatgcagtctgaggagggtggaatttggggaggggaggaagttcaatggggtataatgccacaaccacttccaaagcgtccattttctccaggggaactgatctatctcgcctggagatcagctgtaatagtaggagaattctggcccccacctggaggttggcaaccctaatcaccagcTACCCCAGAGGTCAGTATCTGTATCTGAGaaaaggaggttggcaaccctaatcaccagtTACCCCAGAGGTCAGTATCTGTATCTgagaaaaggagctttgactctcaaaagcttggatgtgttaagtgctgtcaagtcgcttccaactcatggcgaccctatgaatcaatgtcctccaaaatgtcctttctttaacagtcttgctcagatctcgcaaattgagggcggtgccttcctttattgagtcaatccatctcttgttgggtcttccttttttcctgctgccctcaacttttcctagcatgattgtcttttccagtggctcttgtctttgaccaacccttaccttgaagaCCTCGAAAGCTTagatcctggaaatcttgttggtctctaaggcactacaTCTGCAGAGTTAGGTATCTGAGATGAGGGACATatgtcactattagatatatcAAAGTTCTCGTTGTGCTTCATTAACATTTTGGGAAGCAGATTCCTATGTGCTCAGAGTAACTATGGTGCTACTGTGACACAGCTGTTCCCAACATGGATCCCACCAATGTGTTTCTGGGCAGCCACATCACATCTGCACACCCTCAGCTTGGCCAGACAtagattttcttttttctctggCTTTGGCAACCTCTCCCTGTGGCCACAGAGGGAGCAAACCTTCCTCTTTCTTAAGAACCTGACACCAAGCAGCATCTCACAGAGAGACAATCCCAGCTCTCCTCTGCCTCCTTGGGATtgaaggtgcttcagaagagccccaAATGCTCCACCTTTGTGTCTACAAAGATAACCATTGGGAAGTAGCTGTCTCAGGAGAACACTTAGTTAGGGACCTTCAACATTTAGGTATTGGCCACGCCTCCCATTTTGTAGCTGTGGCCACTACCCTCTCACAGATTTCCAAATGACTTAACAAGGTCATGCAGTTGATTAGCTGTTATTGTTTCTcttcactgatttaaaaaaaaattgttgttaGACAGCTTGAATACTCTTCAATAGGTCAGGACCTACATTTTATACATACGTAAATCGCCATAAGAAGGTGATGCCGTCACATCCGTTGTTAACTAGGCTTCAGTTGAGCAGACCTGTGAAAATTTGTAGATTCACATCACACAAATACACTTTAACCATGACAGGAAAGCACACTTTTCACGATAGTACAGGATTAATCTCAAAACCAATCTCATTACCTTCCATTACtcatattggggaggggcagtggctcagtggtagagcctctgcttggcatgcagaaagtcccaggttcaatccccagcatctccagttaaagggactaggcaggtaggtgatgtgaaagacctctctgcctgagaccctggagagccgctgccggtctgagtagacaatactgacttggatggaccacagatctgattcagtataaggcagcctccaTGTGTTTACCCTACTCACAGCACATAGGCAATTGTCAGGATTTGTATGGTGATTAAaaggtggaatttgctgccagaggatgcagtgatggccacaggcatagacccTGAGTGGAAAAGCAgcactgaatttttttaatgagtgtgGGATGTAGTGAGGATGTAATGATGACCACAGGCATAGactgctttaaaagggaattagacagattcatggatgacatgtgtatcagtggctactagccatggtgtctAAAGAGAACCCTcgtgttcagaagcagtaaacctctaaatcccagtgccaggagccaacatcaggggaagaaaacattttaacattttaacatgCAGATTAAAACTGTGTTGTGGACCCAGTAATATTTTTTGAAAAAGCAGCAAAACTTTCCTCATAAAAAAGAAacattatctttgttaaatatatccttGACTAGCCAACAACGCTCCTGTGGACCTAACGAAAATATGAAAACATATAAAACTTGGAATCAAGTATATGAAAACCTCACTCCTGTTTAaacaatttgtttattttattgtcaCAAACATGTCACAAGCTAACAGAATTTATTCCACTATAAATTCTGTGAATCAGAGTTTACTTCATCTAATGCATTACAGAATAAATCTATTAGGTTTTATATTCACAATAGACAGGCATTGGGGGGAGTAAATGTTACAAAGAGAGACAATTTAAAATAAGACCTAATCAGTTTATTCAGAATGGATgagggctgtttttaaaaatgcaaagtaGGATTAGCATAAAATCTAATGCCAGACAAGTACGTACAATAGAACATTACAAAAGGACATGCAAGATAGTAGCACCTATACTAAGTGTTCTCAGACAGGGAGCTTCAGAGGTAGAAGCTAACATAAAATTTGCTGAAGAAGAATTCATTATAAAGTTCAAAACTATTTACCCCCCACTCCAACCAAGTACTTAACAGGGACCTGGGAATCCTCCACTCCATTAGGTGCTAATATCTtgcaaagaaaaaacaaatgtGAAAACAATCAACACTATGAACACAAGTTTACAATATCCATGAAATATGTTCTGCAAGAAGCCAGATCAAAAGTTCTCCTGAAaggaaatataattttatttatatatttattttcaaaaaattatgctgcctttccacctgatcagggttcacaaggtggtgaacataaaaGACATTAAAACAATTGAGCAATaagaatacagttaaaattataattgAGGCAAGGCCTCCAAGGATGACTGGAGTGAgcaggtaggtttgtatgggagaaggtggtcttcAGGTATTGGTATCCTTCTAAAATagatacacatacatacacacaaaacccTTTCCCAATGTTCTGTCATCTTCTAATGCCCCAGAAACAGACTCTGTGCCGCTTATTAGTCAACAAGGGATCAAATTCAGATGGGTCCACAGGCTCGCTCCTCCCCATGGGCACAGATAGCTAATGGATTGTTTCCTGGTTTCCCTGCAAATCCGTAGTTTGCCATTATCTCTCATCAAGTGGTTGAAACCTGGTTTTGAATCACCCAGCCAGGGACAATGGGAGAAGTCTAATCTCTGAACACTAAGGTAACCACTGACTATTAAATGCTGCAATTTACATCACTTACTGCTtggttcttttaactgaagatgccagggattgaacctgggaccttccgcatgcaaagcagagtttcttccattgagccacagcccaagtgaccggccccaggtcaccctgcaggcttccatTGACTGAGAAGGAGATTCTAACCCAGTTATCCCAGGTTCTAGTGGCAGATTCTAGTTCCACACTCTAACAACTACAGTAAATGTCACAGTAGACTGGTCACAGGATCCCCCACGCAGCAACGAGTAAATGATGTACCCATTATTGCATATGTTCTGGTTTCTGTCTGAACACAGCAATGCAAGATTCGGGCATACCATGTCACTTTTTCAGTGCATTCTACAGAATCTGACATTGGCATTACAAGAAGTTGGGGTTGCATCATCGCAGTTCTGCAATCTTGAACTTCAACCTGAAAAAAATGTTAGTGCAGAACCCGGGTGAGTGTACCTTGCACATGTTGCCGACGAATGGCTTGGAGCCGCGGCCGCCCACTGGCAACCCAGTGTCTGAGCATTAACCGGTGCTCCTGCCGCTGGGCGCTACTGCACCTCTGCATCTCCCTTTCTCCCGTGTTAAGGTTTGACGTGAAGTCTTCACAGAGCTGCCTGTAACGTGACAGACAGTCCTGCGAGGACCTCCTCCCGTATCCGAAAATCTGCAGCATTACTGCAAACTCCCGGAGCACAGCGAGGCAATAATCCTGAGAACGCCCCAAAAGATCTTCGAAGCACAGTTCCCTGTACTCCAGGAAACGCAGAAGATTCCTCGTCTCCATGCGAGTCCATCTGCGCTCCGTCATGTTTATAAGTGGACTGTGCTGATAGCAGAGGGCGTCAGCTGACTGTTGGGGCGTGGTCCAAAAGGCAGAAAACGAAACAAAGTGGGGTCCCCCTCAGTATTcctggaaccattgtatcctgaagtgatctgttaatgtgtgaaatccaaagctaatctgcatggctattgactgtagtctttgttagtctgcaggttttcaggacaggaagccaagccttattcattcttaaactctcttcttttctgttaaagttgtgctgatgtttgtgaatttcaatggcttctctgtgcaatctgacaaaatagttggtaaaattgtccagtctttcagtgtcttggaaagactggacaattctaccaactacattaacagatcacttcaggatacaatggttccatattaacataccacaccctcattagcacattatcttgatacttacaggacaatgattagcacattacctttgatactttttgcagggcaatgattcagctcaaacccaacccctttctgactatatattactcttcctacacacttgacactgagagacactgaccttcagtgttactcctctgaagatgcctgccacagttgctggcgaaacgtcaggaaagaaaataccaagaccacggttacacagcccggataacctacaagaaccaaggtgcTTCCATTCCTTCACACTCTCCAATGGTCTTCCCATTAAAAGAGCATTTATAAGTTTTTCCCCAATGTAAGTTCTCACGTTTTACATGCAAGTTCCTTCAGATTACCAGCCCAAGTGAATGCTTCATTCATGGTGCTTTCCCCTAGTCTGGGGCTTTCTACTGTTTTTGCCTAGTGTGAATAAGTGCATGTCTCATAAGGTTTGAGTGCTGAGTGAAGCAAGAGCCACATTCCTGGCatttaaaaggcttctcccctgtgtggattagTTGATGTCTAAGAAGGTTTGAGTTGTGACTGAAGCAACTTCGGCACTccaggcattgatatggtttcttctTGGTTTGAGTTTTTGGGTTGTTTTGCATCTGACTAAAGCCCTTTTTACATTTCCCTGTCTGCATATTTTTATGTCTCTTGAGACTTATACTGTGACTAAAGGTTttcccacaatccaggcatttaaaaggtttcacatctgtgtggattttttgatggtTAGTAAGTCTTTTGCTCAGAGTAAAGctccttccacattccaagcatttgtatggtttctcccctgtgtgaagtaATTGATGTATTATGAGGTTTGCATTCCTTGTGAacttctttccacattctgaacaGTCGTATAGTTTTTCTCCAGTGTGGCTTCTTTGATGGGCTGTAAGGCTTGAGTTCTGaataaagctctttccacactctaagcatttatatggtttttcacctgtatgggttctttgatgcacaATAAGGTTTTTACTCTGcataaagctctttccacattctaaaCATGtatatggtttttctcctgtgtgggttcttctaTGTACAATGAGGGTTGTACTCCGcataaagctctttccacattctgtaCATGTATATGGTTTTTCgccagtgtgggttctttgatgtataAGGAGGGTAGTACTCAGCttaaaactctttccacattccaaacatTTATAACGTTTTtcacctgtgtgggttctttgatttGCAGTGAGGTTTGAGCTCTGCCACAATCTCTTCCTAGACTCAAAGAATGGAAATGGCTGTTCCCCCTCATGAATTCCTTGATGTCTAATAAGACTTGTACTTTCAGTAAAgccttttccacactccaggcatttaaatggtTTCTCTACTGTGTGGATCCTTTGATGAACATTAAGGTTTGATTTCTtactaaagctctttccacactccaaacatatATATGGCTGCTCTCCTGTGTGTATTGTCTGATGCAAAATGAGGTTGGTGCTCTGCATGAacttctttccacattccaaacaCTTATAccgtttctctcctgtgtggattttttgatgcATAGTAAGGCTTGAC from the Euleptes europaea isolate rEulEur1 chromosome 1, rEulEur1.hap1, whole genome shotgun sequence genome contains:
- the LOC130475822 gene encoding zinc finger protein 883-like, which gives rise to MTEITEENFLQEGPEPRGMLVDSPGRLPKDISFQNRVDKRDVWDVAKECEAHEVWEESDKNLELKESFGNHDVPKKLEKNQMSHGNGKSIASQNAEYQEIICERKGRIECSMCEKSFASISTLKVHWKTHTGEKPYKCLECGKRFCHSSALIVHQRTHTGEKKYKCFECGKKFMQSTNLILHQRIHTGEKPYKCLECGKNFCMKSSLTMHQKIHTGEKRYKCLECGKKFMQSTNLILHQTIHTGEQPYICLECGKSFSKKSNLNVHQRIHTVEKPFKCLECGKGFTESTSLIRHQGIHEGEQPFPFFESRKRLWQSSNLTANQRTHTGEKRYKCLECGKSFKLSTTLLIHQRTHTGEKPYTCTECGKSFMRSTTLIVHRRTHTGEKPYTCLECGKSFMQSKNLIVHQRTHTGEKPYKCLECGKSFIQNSSLTAHQRSHTGEKLYDCSECGKKFTRNANLIIHQLLHTGEKPYKCLECGRSFTLSKRLTNHQKIHTDVKPFKCLDCGKTFSHSISLKRHKNMQTGKCKKGFSQMQNNPKTQTKKKPYQCLECRSCFSHNSNLLRHQLIHTGEKPFKCQECGSCFTQHSNLMRHALIHTRQKQ